A genome region from Triticum aestivum cultivar Chinese Spring chromosome 2B, IWGSC CS RefSeq v2.1, whole genome shotgun sequence includes the following:
- the LOC123042733 gene encoding uncharacterized protein, translating into MGIHAAARTTKQWLRELFTPPCAHGGSACRRREPEPVFDKLPVDIIHHIHSLLPVRDAARAACVCRGFLRSWRCYANLTLSVEALGLTGKKYKDDADIFLRDAKKFIDIVDKILRNHSRHGVEISRLDLELYPCKNINASYLDRWLQITAVRPGIKELKLVLCGSMKKEYIFPCSVLSNEAAASSIRSLELHACTFRPTTTLGCLSRLETLCLYRVNITDEGLGHLLSKSFGLGQIDIINCSKIICLKIPCTLQQLNVLTFSWCERLQAVEINAPNLSTLHFIGTLVEISVAHPSQLQDVHLVGPSHLLSYARAKLPCIAPNVKSLSLISVWENVNTPMMPSKFSHLKKLKIDILRSFIIFDVLSLVSFLDASPALDSFTLHVGQDTLRPDDFVVGGDNSNYKRWQPQRRHDSLREVTITGFCSSKKLVQFVIYILEGSPRLDCLTLDTTPGPRYTTKCGIIRKHTSSKKMGIYCPMMTESNIAEAQRAVKVVNTYIAGRVPSGVGFQVLQPCSECNNPKRW; encoded by the exons ATGGGGATCCATGCCGCCGCGCGCACGACGAAGCAGTGGCTGCGGGAGCTCTTTACACCTCCGTGCGCAC ATGGTGGATCAGCCTGCCGGCGACGTGAACCTGAACCTGTGTTTGACAAACTCCCCGTG GACATCATACATCATATACATTCCCTCTTGCCAGTGCGAGATGCTGCTCGTGCTGCCTGCGTTTGTCGTGGATTTCTGCGTTCATGGAGATGCTATGCCAACCTCACTCTCAGCGTGGAAGCACTTGGGTTGACTGGCAAGAAATATAAGGACGATGCAGATATCTTTCTTAGGGACGCAAAAAAATTTATCGACATAGTTGACAAAATTCTTAGGAACCACTCCCGCCATGGGGTGGAGATATCCAGACTTGATCTTGAGCTCTACCCTTGCAAAAATATCAACGCGTCGTACCTGGACAGATGGCTCCAAATCACTGCTGTTCGTCCGGGGATCAAAGAACTTAAGCTTGTGTTGTGTGGATCCATGAAGAAAGAGTACATATTCCCATGTTCAGTTTTGTCTAATGAGGCGGCTGCAAGTTCAATTAGGTCTCTTGAACTCCACGCTTGCACTTTTCGTCCGACAACAACACTTGGCTGCTTGAGCAGATTGGAAACATTATGTTTGTATCGAGTCAACATTACTGATGAGGGATTAGGGCACTTGCTCTCCAAATCTTTCGGTTTGGGGCAGATTGATATCATCAATTGCAGTAAGATAATATGCTTGAAGATACCATGTACGCTGCAGCAACTAAATGTCCTAACATTTAGCTGGTGTGAGAGGTTGCAGGCGGTAGAGATCAATGCTCCCAACCTCTCTACTTTGCACTTTATTGGGACCCTAGTAGAAATCTCAGTTGCGCATCCTTCGCAACTTCAGGATGTGCATTTGGTAGGTCCATCCCACTTGCTGTCTTATGCTCGTGCAAAGCTTCCATGCATCGCGCCAAATGTTAAGAGCCTATCCTTGATCTCTGTTTGGGAG AATGTCAATACTCCAATGATGCCGTCCAAGTTCTCCCACCTCAAGAAGTTGAAAATTGACATCCTAAGATCATTCATCATCTTTGATGTCTTGTCACTGGTTTCTTTTCTCGATGCTTCTCCGGCCTTGGATTCTTTTACCCTACAT GTAGGTCAGGATACCTTGAGACCTGATGATTTTGTTGTTGGAGGTGATAATTCTAATTACAAGAGGTGGCAACCACAGCGCCGGCATGATAGCCTTAGAGAGGTGACAATCACAGGCTTTTGTTCATCAAAGAAGCTCGTTCAGTTTGTGATCTATATCCTTGAGGGCAGTCCCCGGCTTGACTGCCTCACACTAGACACAACCCCTGGGCCTCGCTATACTACGAAGTGTGGTATCATTAGAAAGCACACCTCCTCAAAAAAGATGGGTATATACTGCCCGATGATGACCGAGAGTAATATAGCGGAGGCTCAGAGAGCTGTCAAGGTTGTGAACACATACATCGCAGGGAGAGTTCCCTCGGGTGTTGGATTCCAGGTCCTGCAGCCCTGCAGTGAATGCAACAATCCCAAGCGGTGGTAG
- the LOC123042734 gene encoding BTB/POZ and MATH domain-containing protein 1-like, whose translation MSPRDTGSSFFHKGKVWHPDMGSAVVSSSGYHQIVLDGYSDTKHTPTGKSIDSVPFTSGGYRWVLKYYPNGSCPETADFISILVSLDQEILRPMKVLLKFSSKLQYFSLNQVVPTPLAEARTSVFSSGRMVLGFDKLIKRIDFEKSRLMGNNHITIQCDINVVADTSVPTPLLEEVPPSDIRQHIADLLLSKEGADVTFQVGGEKFTAHRCILAARSAVFKAELFGSMKEGGTAYVIQIIDMESKVFGAMLSFIYTDSLPKMETYSMDEGEVEEGKGEESMWLQSLLVAADRYDILRMKLICENKLRECIDVTTVSGILTLAEQHNCPGLKEACLEFLKIPTNLEKVLMADGLDHIVQTCPSRVKELLSKFAS comes from the coding sequence ATGTCGCCGAGAGATACGGGCTCGTCTTTCTTCCATAAGGGCAAGGTGTGGCATCCAGACATGGGATCTGCTGTGGTGTCATCCAGCGGGTACCACCAGATTGTGCTGGATGGCTACTCGGACACCAAGCACACCCCAACTGGCAAGAGCATCGATTCAGTCCCCTTCACCAGCGGAGGATACCGCTGGGTTCTCAAGTACTACCCCAACGGCTCTTGCCCGGAGACCGCCGATTTTATATCCATTCTCGTTTCCCTCGACCAGGAGATCCTgcggcccatgaaggtgctgctcaAGTTTTCTTCCAAGCTTCAGTATTTCTCATTGAACCAGGTTGTTCCGACACCCCTTGCCGAAGCCCGAACGTCTGTCTTCTCTAGCGGTCGTATGGTTCTGGGGTTTGACAAACTTATCAAAAGAATTGACTTTGAAAAGTCACGCCTCATGGGAAATAATCATATCACCATACAATGTGACATCAATGTCGTCGCGGACACCAGCGTCCCCACACCGCTTCTTGAAGAGGTCCCACCATCTGATATACGACAGCATATTGCTGATCTCTTGTTGAGCAAGGAAGGTGCTGATGTGACATTCCAGGTTGGTGGTGAGAAGTTCACTGCCCACCGGTGCATACTTGCTGCCCGATCTGCTGTCTTCAAGGCGGAGCTCTTTGGCTCCATGAAGGAGGGCGGCACTGCATATGTCATACAGATAATTGACATGGAATCAAAAGTGTTTGGTGCCATGCTTAGTTTCATCTACACTGACTCGTTGCCCAAGATGGAGACATATAGCATGGACGAAGGAGAGGTGGAGGAAGGCAAAGGAGAAGAATCAATGTGGCTGCAATCCTTGCTTGTCGCGGCAGATAGATATGATATTCTGAGAATGAAATTGATATGCGAAAACAAGTTGCGGGAGTGCATTGACGTGACCACGGTGTCTGGCATTCTAACTCTAGCTGAGCAGCACAATTGCCCTGGGCTGAAGGAGGCATGCTTGGAGTTCCTCAAAATTCCTACAAATTTAGAGAAAGTATTGATGGCTGATGGCCTGGACCATATAGTTCAAACCTGCCCCTCCCGTGTCAAGGAGCTCCTGTCCAAATTTGCTTCCTAA